The Planococcus donghaensis genome contains a region encoding:
- the uvrB gene encoding excinuclease ABC subunit UvrB, with translation MKQEFNLQAPYEPAGDQPQAIAELTQGIIDGKRCQTLLGATGTGKTYTMSNVIQQVKKPTLVMAHNKTLAGQLYSEFKEFFPDNAVEYFVSYYDYYQPEAYVPQSDTFIEKDASINDEIDKLRHSATSSLFERDDVIVIASVSCIYGLGSPKEYRELVVSLRKGMEIERNQLLRKLVDVQYERNDINFIRGTFRVRGDVVEIFPASRDERCLRVEFFGDEIDRIREVDALTGEIIGERDHVAIFPASHFVTREDKMVKAIENIEIELEERLKEMRAEDKLLEAQRLEQRTRYDLEMMREMGFCSGIENYSRHLTLRPAGAQPYTLIDYFPEDFLLVVDESHVTLPQVRGMFNGDQARKKVLVDHGFRLPSAMDNRPLTFTEFEEHISQAVFVSATPGPYELEHTPEMVEQIIRPTGLLDPTIEIRPIEGQIDDLMDEIRQRSEKNERVLVTTLTKKMSEDLTAYLKDAGIKVNYLHSEIKTLERIEIIRELRMGVYDVLVGINLLREGLDIPEVSLVTILDADKEGFLRSERSLIQTMGRAARNANGRVIMYADRITDSMQKAMDETTRRRTIQAEYNEKHGVTPITIQKKIRDVIRATNAAEESEEYISKAVSGKKLKKEERVKLISLLETEMKEAAKALDFERAAELRDTVLELKAEG, from the coding sequence ATGAAACAAGAATTTAACCTACAAGCTCCATATGAACCGGCGGGCGATCAGCCACAAGCGATTGCTGAATTGACCCAAGGCATCATCGATGGCAAACGTTGCCAAACCTTATTAGGGGCAACGGGTACCGGGAAAACGTATACAATGTCAAACGTCATTCAGCAAGTGAAAAAACCAACACTTGTCATGGCTCACAATAAAACTTTAGCAGGTCAGCTCTACAGCGAATTTAAGGAGTTTTTTCCCGACAATGCTGTAGAGTATTTTGTCAGTTACTACGATTACTATCAACCGGAGGCATATGTACCTCAATCGGATACATTTATCGAAAAAGATGCGAGCATTAATGATGAAATTGATAAATTGCGTCACTCTGCAACCAGTTCGTTATTTGAACGTGATGATGTCATTGTTATCGCATCGGTTTCCTGCATTTATGGTCTCGGCTCTCCTAAAGAATATCGGGAATTAGTCGTTTCTTTACGTAAAGGCATGGAAATTGAGCGAAATCAATTGTTAAGAAAGTTAGTTGATGTTCAATACGAGCGCAACGATATTAACTTTATCCGCGGGACATTCCGTGTCCGTGGAGATGTGGTAGAAATATTCCCGGCATCACGCGATGAAAGGTGTTTACGTGTTGAATTTTTCGGCGATGAAATTGATCGCATTCGTGAGGTAGATGCACTGACAGGTGAAATTATTGGTGAACGTGACCATGTTGCGATATTCCCTGCATCTCACTTTGTTACGCGTGAAGATAAAATGGTCAAAGCCATTGAAAATATTGAAATAGAATTAGAAGAACGGCTAAAAGAAATGCGTGCCGAAGATAAATTATTAGAAGCACAGCGACTGGAACAACGAACACGTTATGATTTGGAAATGATGAGAGAAATGGGCTTTTGTTCAGGGATTGAAAACTACTCACGTCATTTGACACTTCGTCCTGCTGGCGCACAGCCGTATACATTAATTGATTATTTTCCAGAGGACTTTTTACTAGTTGTGGATGAAAGCCACGTAACATTGCCGCAAGTGCGCGGAATGTTCAATGGTGACCAAGCGCGTAAAAAAGTACTAGTGGATCATGGCTTCCGTTTGCCTTCAGCTATGGATAACCGACCGTTAACATTTACAGAGTTCGAAGAACATATTAGCCAAGCGGTTTTCGTATCCGCTACACCAGGGCCTTATGAGTTAGAACATACACCTGAAATGGTAGAGCAAATTATCCGTCCGACAGGATTGCTTGATCCAACAATTGAAATTCGGCCGATTGAAGGTCAAATTGATGATTTAATGGACGAAATTCGGCAACGATCGGAAAAAAATGAGCGTGTATTGGTCACGACATTAACGAAAAAAATGTCGGAAGATTTAACCGCTTATTTAAAAGATGCGGGGATTAAAGTGAATTACTTACACTCTGAAATCAAAACACTCGAACGCATTGAAATTATTCGCGAATTGCGGATGGGTGTTTACGATGTACTTGTTGGAATTAACTTGTTGCGTGAAGGACTAGATATTCCAGAAGTGTCGTTAGTAACCATTTTAGATGCTGACAAAGAAGGATTTTTACGTTCTGAGCGATCGCTTATCCAAACAATGGGACGAGCGGCGAGAAATGCAAATGGCCGTGTCATCATGTATGCTGACAGAATAACTGATTCTATGCAAAAAGCAATGGATGAGACGACGCGACGCCGTACCATCCAAGCTGAATACAACGAAAAACATGGAGTAACACCCATTACTATACAAAAGAAAATTCGTGACGTCATTCGTGCAACTAACGCAGCAGAAGAGTCAGAAGAATATATTTCAAAAGCAGTATCAGGCAAGAAGCTCAAAAAAGAAGAGCGCGTAAAACTGATCAGCTTGTTGGAAACCGAAATGAAAGAAGCAGCAAAAGCACTCGATTTCGAACGAGCTGCAGAGCTGCGTGATACGGTGCTTGAATTGAAAGCGGAAGGATGA